The following are encoded together in the Rhodothermales bacterium genome:
- a CDS encoding NAD(P)-dependent oxidoreductase → MNVLIADSFSDLGIERLREAGHAVTVEAGLKGTALTEALARHAPQVLVVRSTKVTAADFDADPELELIVRAGAGYDTIDVEGASQRGIFVANCPGKNATAVAELAFGLILSLDRQIPDNVAEARQGRWNKGAFSEAFGIKGSTLGLIGLGSIGQEMIPRAKAFGMRVAAWSRSLTDETAAELGVARMETPHAVAAVADIISVHVASTPQTEGLIDRAFFEAMEPNTFLINTSRASVVDEEAAQWAMDEKNIRFATDVPAGEPAGKEGTFEHPLLGHANFYVTHHIGASTEQATEAIGNEAVRVVTAYAETGRVPNCVNLAEQSPATHLLTVRHRDRVGVLAHVLDAVSKAGWNVQEMENLIFAGAEAACARIRFDGDPNDATLAAIRGQGDVLAASVIEL, encoded by the coding sequence ATGAACGTCCTCATCGCCGACTCCTTTTCCGACCTCGGCATCGAACGCCTTCGCGAAGCCGGCCACGCCGTCACCGTCGAGGCCGGGCTCAAGGGCACTGCCCTGACCGAAGCGCTCGCCCGGCACGCGCCGCAGGTGCTCGTCGTCCGCTCGACGAAGGTCACTGCCGCCGACTTCGACGCCGACCCCGAACTCGAGCTCATCGTCCGTGCGGGCGCGGGGTACGACACCATCGACGTCGAGGGCGCGTCGCAGCGGGGGATCTTCGTCGCCAACTGCCCCGGCAAGAACGCGACGGCCGTGGCCGAGCTCGCCTTCGGGCTGATCCTCAGCCTCGACCGGCAGATCCCGGACAACGTGGCCGAGGCGCGGCAGGGGCGGTGGAACAAGGGCGCGTTCTCCGAGGCCTTCGGCATCAAGGGCAGCACGCTCGGGCTCATCGGGCTCGGCTCGATCGGGCAGGAGATGATCCCCCGCGCGAAGGCGTTCGGCATGCGCGTCGCCGCGTGGAGCCGCTCGCTCACCGACGAGACCGCCGCCGAGCTCGGCGTGGCCCGGATGGAAACGCCCCACGCCGTCGCCGCTGTCGCCGACATTATCTCCGTCCACGTGGCCTCCACCCCGCAGACCGAGGGGCTCATCGACCGCGCGTTTTTCGAGGCGATGGAGCCCAATACCTTCCTCATCAACACCTCGCGGGCCTCCGTCGTGGACGAGGAGGCAGCGCAGTGGGCGATGGACGAGAAGAACATCCGCTTCGCGACGGACGTGCCCGCCGGCGAGCCCGCAGGGAAGGAAGGGACGTTCGAGCACCCGCTCCTCGGCCACGCCAACTTCTACGTCACCCACCACATCGGCGCCTCGACGGAGCAGGCGACGGAGGCGATCGGGAACGAGGCCGTCCGCGTCGTGACGGCGTACGCCGAGACGGGCCGCGTCCCGAACTGCGTCAACCTCGCCGAGCAGTCGCCCGCCACGCACCTCCTCACCGTCCGCCACCGCGACCGCGTCGGCGTGCTCGCGCACGTGCTCGACGCCGTGAGCAAGGCGGGGTGGAACGTGCAGGAGATGGAGAACCTGATCTTCGCCGGGGCCGAGGCCGCCTGCGCCCGCATCCGCTTCGACGGCGACCCGAACGACGCGACGCTCGCCGCGATCCGAGGGCAGGGCGACGTGCTCGCCGCGTCCGTGATCGAGCTCTAG
- a CDS encoding choice-of-anchor V domain-containing protein, giving the protein MRFVYGFAGVFLALGLVLYPLLALSFSSGAPATFNGGPTTDGGFNPTCVVCHGSFELNSGDGSVSIEAPASFLPGETIDIVVTVENTTPPAGGGNRQGFELSAQLPDGTHVGTLGFDNVLTQLASGNEDYVTHTSAGNELSTWTIPWTAPVDAPDAVTFYAAGNAANGDGSLSDDYIYTTTLTVPRAAVANEDGAAPLAARIESVYPNPFVESAQVAYTLVQAGPVTVTLYDGVGRVVRVLEDGARGAGDHTARVEASGLAAGVYFVEVRTPDARMSRPLTLGR; this is encoded by the coding sequence ATGCGCTTCGTCTACGGTTTCGCCGGTGTGTTCCTCGCGCTCGGCCTCGTGCTCTACCCCCTCCTCGCCCTCTCGTTTTCGAGCGGGGCGCCCGCCACGTTCAACGGAGGACCCACCACCGACGGCGGGTTCAACCCCACGTGCGTCGTCTGCCACGGCTCGTTCGAGCTGAACTCCGGGGACGGCTCCGTGAGCATCGAGGCCCCGGCGTCGTTCCTGCCCGGGGAGACGATCGACATCGTCGTCACGGTCGAGAACACGACGCCGCCGGCCGGCGGGGGCAACCGGCAGGGCTTCGAGCTCTCCGCCCAACTACCCGACGGCACGCACGTCGGCACGCTCGGCTTCGACAACGTCCTCACGCAACTCGCCTCGGGCAACGAGGATTACGTCACGCACACCTCGGCGGGCAACGAGCTCTCGACGTGGACGATCCCGTGGACGGCGCCCGTGGACGCGCCCGACGCCGTGACGTTCTACGCCGCCGGCAACGCGGCGAACGGCGACGGCAGCCTGTCGGACGACTACATCTACACGACTACGTTGACCGTCCCGCGCGCGGCGGTTGCGAACGAGGACGGCGCAGCACCGCTCGCCGCCCGGATCGAGTCGGTGTACCCGAACCCCTTCGTCGAGTCGGCGCAGGTGGCGTACACGCTGGTGCAGGCGGGGCCCGTGACCGTCACGCTCTACGACGGCGTCGGCCGCGTGGTGCGGGTGCTGGAAGACGGCGCGCGCGGCGCTGGAGATCACACCGCCCGCGTCGAGGCGTCCGGCCTCGCGGCGGGCGTCTACTTCGTAGAAGTCCGCACGCCCGATGCCCGCATGAGCCGCCCGCTCACACTCGGCCGGTAG
- a CDS encoding DUF1015 family protein produces MATVLPFRALRPAPDHALDVASVPYDVINTEEARRLAEGKPFSFLHVIRPEIDLPEGTDEHDDGVYEQGAEALRRFAESDVFVTEAEPAFYVYRLVMDGRPQVGIFGLVTVAEYDDDTILKHEKTRPDKEDDRTRHIVTQQAHAEPVMLTYRGSARVNDLVKDAMQGDPLYGFTATDGVRHEIWRMPDADAVRDAFAEVAKLYVADGHHRSAAASRAAKELPDRPDAGAFMAVLFPYEEMAILPYNRVIYDLPGGPDAFLDQLRDRFELNEQAPAAPAAPGHVSLYLGGRWYGLALPETERDTVADTLDVARLGEHVLEPLLGITDPRTDPNIGFVGGIRGTKELERLVDEGNAQFAISMFATQPEQLLAVSDAGQLMPPKSTWFEPKLRSGLLVHQF; encoded by the coding sequence ATGGCTACCGTCCTCCCGTTCCGCGCCCTGCGTCCCGCCCCCGACCACGCGCTGGACGTCGCCTCCGTCCCGTACGACGTCATCAACACGGAGGAGGCCCGGCGCCTCGCCGAGGGCAAGCCGTTCTCGTTCCTCCACGTCATCCGCCCGGAGATCGACCTGCCCGAGGGAACGGACGAGCACGACGACGGCGTCTATGAGCAGGGGGCCGAGGCGCTCCGCCGCTTCGCCGAGAGCGACGTGTTCGTGACCGAGGCCGAGCCCGCGTTCTACGTCTACCGCCTCGTGATGGACGGCCGCCCGCAGGTCGGCATCTTCGGGCTCGTCACCGTCGCCGAGTACGACGACGACACGATCCTCAAGCACGAGAAGACGCGGCCCGACAAAGAGGACGACCGCACGCGCCACATCGTCACGCAGCAGGCCCACGCCGAGCCCGTGATGCTGACGTACCGAGGCTCCGCACGCGTCAACGACCTCGTGAAGGACGCGATGCAGGGCGATCCGCTCTACGGCTTCACCGCCACCGACGGCGTCCGCCACGAAATCTGGCGGATGCCCGACGCCGACGCCGTCCGCGACGCCTTCGCCGAGGTCGCGAAGCTCTACGTCGCCGACGGGCACCACCGCTCGGCCGCCGCGAGCCGCGCCGCGAAAGAGCTGCCGGACCGCCCCGACGCCGGCGCGTTCATGGCCGTCCTCTTCCCGTACGAGGAGATGGCGATCCTCCCGTACAACCGCGTGATCTACGACCTCCCCGGCGGGCCCGACGCCTTCCTCGACCAACTCCGCGACCGCTTCGAACTCAACGAGCAGGCCCCCGCCGCGCCGGCCGCGCCCGGCCACGTCTCGCTCTACCTCGGCGGTCGCTGGTACGGCCTCGCCCTGCCAGAGACCGAGCGCGACACCGTCGCCGACACGCTCGACGTGGCCCGCCTCGGCGAGCACGTCCTCGAACCGCTCCTCGGCATCACGGACCCGCGGACGGACCCGAACATCGGCTTCGTCGGCGGCATCCGGGGGACGAAGGAGCTGGAGCGGCTCGTGGACGAAGGCAACGCGCAGTTCGCCATTTCGATGTTCGCGACGCAGCCCGAACAGCTCCTCGCCGTCTCCGATGCGGGGCAACTCATGCCGCCGAAGTCGACGTGGTTCGAACCCAAGCTCCGCAGCGGCCTCCTCGTGCATCAGTTTTGA
- a CDS encoding response regulator transcription factor gives MPSSSPPTLCLVSDDAAMEAAVRISCPPPYRIEVFAPRPLVNDRHELSDHGRRIVEAAGSAEAVLAVWAMDDAPAFNTLCYHVRRAASAPVIALTRGEPEAAVASIAAGADDALSFPISLALLQAKVLAYRRLVDACKEARPSEGEQRAVRRFGDLRLDLTAHRFFVRDDEVELTPREFALLRFLVDHAEALCTRDEILDAVWGIDFNTGTNMVDVYMYFLRRKLEAYDLKDMIQTVRGRGYRLALPPASHED, from the coding sequence ATGCCGTCCTCCTCCCCTCCCACCCTCTGCCTCGTCAGCGACGATGCCGCGATGGAAGCGGCCGTGCGGATCAGTTGTCCGCCTCCGTATCGGATCGAGGTGTTCGCGCCCCGCCCGCTCGTGAACGACCGGCACGAGCTGTCCGACCACGGACGCCGGATCGTCGAGGCGGCGGGCTCGGCCGAGGCCGTGCTCGCGGTGTGGGCGATGGATGACGCGCCGGCCTTCAACACGCTCTGCTACCACGTGCGCCGGGCGGCGAGCGCCCCCGTCATCGCCCTCACGCGCGGCGAGCCCGAAGCGGCCGTCGCCTCGATCGCCGCCGGGGCCGACGACGCCCTCTCGTTCCCGATCTCCCTCGCCCTGCTGCAGGCGAAGGTCCTCGCCTACCGCCGCCTCGTCGACGCCTGCAAGGAGGCGCGCCCGTCCGAGGGCGAGCAGCGCGCCGTCCGCCGCTTCGGCGACCTCCGCCTCGACCTCACCGCCCACCGCTTTTTCGTCCGCGATGACGAGGTGGAACTGACGCCGCGCGAGTTCGCCCTCCTCCGCTTCCTCGTGGACCACGCCGAAGCCCTCTGCACGCGGGACGAGATCCTCGACGCCGTCTGGGGCATCGACTTCAACACGGGCACCAACATGGTCGACGTGTACATGTACTTCCTCCGCCGCAAGCTGGAGGCGTACGACCTCAAGGACATGATCCAGACCGTCCGCGGACGCGGCTACCGCCTCGCCCTCCCCCCCGCCTCGCACGAGGACTGA